In Harpia harpyja isolate bHarHar1 chromosome 21, bHarHar1 primary haplotype, whole genome shotgun sequence, the DNA window CTGAAGATCTGGTCGGAGgtctgaagaagaggaggagggtgaggggggggtgGGCCATGGCCCttgtggggacagggatggggacgggccgTACCTCGTTGGTGAATTCCATCACCAGCTCCAGGCTGTGGACGCGAAGCAGCTGGGTGAGCTCGGCTGCATCCAGCCCCCGTGCCGGGTCCACGGGGAAGTCTGTCCGTCCCTCATCGAACTGCCAGGGTGGGGGCCCATGAGGGCTGTGGGGGCCCACGAtggcccccccccaaccccctacCACACCCTTACCTTCTTGAAGAGGCAGACGGTGTCAGCCGACAGCCCGTATGCCTGGAAGAGCTCAGCTGCCTCGGCCACACCAAATGGCACGTCCACCATCTCACCAGCCACCTCGTAAAATGCCTGGGCTGCCTCACCCCCCAGGTCCTGCGCAGCCACCCCATGAGCAGCCATGGTCACGGCCACGACCACGGCCCTGATCtggcccctgcccaccccagcccacctTGAAGAAGCCGACGACCACCAAGTCCTGGGAGCTGATGAAGGCGGCGGCAGTGTTGGCATCCTGCAGCAGCGTGGCACTGGGGCCGGCCCGACGCCACATCCAGCGCACGATGCCCTTGGCATCCATTTGGCCTGCCACGCGGAGCGGGGCCCCCACCGTCACCCTGGCCGTCCCCTCAgtgggctgccccccccccccccccattgcaccCCACCACATGCCACCAGCCCCCACCTACCATCACCCCATGCACCATCACCACGCTGTCACCCGCCCACCATCACCACCCTGCAACTCCCCCCATCAGGACATCGCCAGCCTTCTCACCATCACCCCCTGCCACCCGTCCTTGCGCCCCAGCACCCATCATGGCATCGCCCATGACGGGAGCCATGGCCATCACGCTGTGCCGCAGCCCTACCAGTGTAGGTGAGGGGGTGGGTGCGGTTGCCATCACGGAAGAGCTTGAGCGTGGGGTAGGAGGTGATGCCAAACTCATTGGCCAGGGCTGCCTGTGCCATGGCATCCACCTTGCCCAGCCGTGCCAGGCTAGACTCGTTCCTCAGTGTGGCAGCTGCCTGGGCGAAGGCGGGTGCCAGCCGCTGGCAGTGCCCACACCACGGCGCGTCTGTGGGCAGGGGACAGCATTGGCGGTAGGGACACCTTTGGGGTGTCCCCAgtccccagggtgggctcagcGAGTGGCTGGGGCATGTAACGGCTGCGTGAGGTTGTTGGGCTCCAGCTCGTGCCCCTGCCCGTGTCCCCTGCGCCAGGGCCCATGTCCCACAGCCCCACCATGTGTCCCCCACCCCTGCAACATGTCCCCCACCCCATGCCTCTGCTTGTGTCCCTATTCCATGTCCCGGTGCCCATCCCGGGCCCCATACCCCTGCCCTGTCACAAGCCATGCCCTGCGGCCCTGCCCCTCTGACCCACAGCCTtgcccccacaccccccccccatcctgagACCCATTCTCATACGTCTGCTTCTGCCCACACCCGTGCCCCTGGCCTGTACCCCCTGCCCATATTCCCCGCCCCATGTCCCTGCCAACACCCACCCCCCACATACGCCCTTGCCCACAGTGGGGGCACTTACAGAACTCCACCAGCAGCAGCCGGTGCTCGCTCAGGGCACGGGCAAAGTTGTGTTCGTGGAGCACCAGGACACCGTCCTCCTCCTTGAGCTCATCTGAGAGCAcgtcttcttccttctcctcctccaccaccacctccccatcctcctcctcaccccccaaCGCCAGGCCCAGCCAGGCCAGCGACAGCACCAGCAGCCAAACCAGCCGGGCCCCGCAGCCCCACATGGTGCCAAAGCCGGCGCCCGGGGGGAGAGGACGCAGATAAGGGCCCCGGGGCGGGTGGTGCCAGTCCCCTGGGGCTCGTGTCCCTCCGCTACTGGCTGCCCAGCACCGCCGATAAGGCGCTGGGACCAGGTGGGTGTTTTCCAGCTGCCTGTCCCCACAGCAGGACCTGGCCCTGCCAGCAGGATGGGGACAGGCATATggatatgggggggggggggggcaggcagaggcgATGAGGGCACAGACACACCAGTAAGAGACCAGTCTGTAGGGTTTAATGGCGATGGAAGAGCACAGCCTGCAACTGGGCGGGTAGCTGGGCACGGTGCCGCCACGGCAGGGTCATGGCCCCGGCCCCAGCAATGGGGATGCCATGAGGACCGGGCGGGcgtcagtatttaaaaaaaaacagcaattaaaaataactttggtTGCGAAGACCACGACTGCAGGTGCCCGCTCGCTAagggaccccccctccccccaaccctTCACACGACCGGGGCAAGCGCGGTGGTGCCAGCGAGGGGTCCCCCGGGATGGCAGGCACCACGTCCCCAAGCTGGCAGGTGGGGGGGAGCCGGGGTGTGGATGGGGGGGTCAGTCCTCCCAGGCCTTCTTTATGCAGAGGCCCCACtcccaggagagatgctccatcTTGTCATCGTCGGTGACGAGGGAGCGGACGTGGTAGGAGCCCCGTGCCAGCCAGCCCCGCGGAGCCTCCTCCGCCGGCGTCACCACCTCGTACTCCTCGGCCCGCGGTGCGTAGCTGCCCACCATGAAGACGTCGCGGTCCACTGGgcaagaaggggagaggagggatgggTGAGCGGGGCCAGGGTGgcacacaccacaccccccccctcccctccagcccccccgaCCCCACTCaccgggccggccccggcggtAGGTGAGGTGCAGGCACCGCAGCCCACAGACGATCTCCCTGTTCACCTGCAGGCAGAAGGCAGGGGCACCATGGGCGCTGCCCTACGGCATGGTGCCCCCACCACCGCCCTGGGGACCCCTGTTCTTGGGGGGGGGAGGTCACCTACCCATCCTgacaccccttccccccccccccccccccaggatccAGCCTCTTGGTCAGGATTGGGCATTGAGCAGCATCAAGGGTGGCAGGGACCCCGGGGTGGCAGGGACCCCCAAGAGGGACAGGGACCCTGAGATGGCAGGGACACCCCCTAACCCCCCAGGAGGGGCAGGGACTTTCAGGGACCCCTGGGAAAGGCAGGGACGCAAAATGGCTGGGACCTCTGAGAGAAGTAGGGACCCTGGGGTGGCAGGAACCCTCAAGAGGGGCAAGGACCCTGGGGTGGCAGGCACCCTGGTGTGTCAGTGATGTTGGGGGCAGCAAGTattcccaggctggcagggaccccagGGTGGGCAGGGACCTCAGGCTGGACAGGGACCCTAGGGGTGAGGGGCAGATGCCCCAAGGCAGCAGGGACTCCGGGTGGCAGGGACCCTGGGGCAGCAGAGACCCACGGGTGGCAGCAGGAGCCCCATGGGACAGGGACCTCAGGGTGCaagggcagcagggctgtgcccagccagcaggCACAGGGCACCACACGCCCGCCTCACCTTGAAGGACACCTTGACCCTGTAATCCACCCCCTCCTTCAGCACAAAGGCCCGGCCCCGCAGCACCTCCAGGTCTCCTGTGCGGGGAGATGGCCCATCAGCTCagcaccccttcctcctcctcctcccatggGTGCTCCCACTGCTCACCTGTCAGGTCCATGGTGATGGGCCCCGGCGCCTGCTCGCACATCAGGGTGAGCCTCGTCACCTGCACGTTGGGCACGCTGGCATCTAGGGACAAGCAGCAGGGCGCAGACTTTACCCACCCGTGctcaccccaccaccaccagcacctccATCCCAGCGCAGCTGGGGGGCTGCCCACGCCCCCTGCAACGGCATGAAGGGCCACAGCGTCCGTGGTGGGGGTGTTAGGAGTCAGCGAGTGCTGGGCAGGGTGCAGGAGACCGGGGGCTTCTCAGGCCAGCCCCAACATTGGCCTCAACACTTTTGGGGTAAGACCACATTTAAAGAAGTGCCCAGTCACGGGTATCTCCCGGGGTGCGATGCTCCCTGGCTTGGGAGCGGGCCAAgggtgggggtgggaggcagCACATGCAGGCAAAGGCGTCCCTTGAGGCAGGCACTGGTCTAATTCACCCCAACAGCCCAACCTGCACCCCATCAGCAGTTGCACTCTACCAGACCACTTGCACCCCATCAGCCTGCACACACACCATCGTGCACCCCACTGGCTTGCACGCACCTCACCAACTtgcgcacacacacccccccccccccagctgtcaTGCACCCATCAGCCAGCACACCAGGGTGCTGGGCCCATAGAGCACCCCAGCCTGGCCCAGGCCCCGCAGACACAGAGGGCAGCCCCGGGCTGGGGTGGATGCCATGGGGAGCGGGGGGGCATTGTCTGGGCACCGACAGCTGTGCCACCCGGGCCCCAGCGGCTGCTCTCTTGTCTCTGTCATCCCAATGAATTTCCCGGTCCCTTGTAACCGTTCCTATGGAAACTGCGGTGGTGATCCCGTAACCAAGGCAACCGGGGTCCCCGGGCAGCCGTTACCCTGTCGGCAGGGGGATGCTGGGGTCTCCGCAGGTGGGGGGCACAGGCAGCACCCACAGGTGATGCCAGCCGGGATGCACCCTCCCTGATGGGGAtgccccatgggtgctggggatgCCTGAGCTCCCTGCGTCTGCTGAGGCTGCATCACCGTGCTGGGGTGCCGgggtgcccagccctggcaggcagcCCCCGCCTTACCCACGGCGGCAGGGATGGCACCCAGCAGCGCCTGCTTGTACTTCCGCAGGCTCTCGTCCCCCGGGTCCAGCTCCTGGATCTCCCGCAGGCTCTTCTTCTCCGGCGTCTTGTACGCCAGGGCCACGTcggcatcctcctcctcctccagtgacAGCGTCACCCCCTCCTTGTCAGCCATGATGTCTGCGGGGGACAGGCAGTGGCAGTCCtgccaccctggggacaccccgggggacacccccccaccccctgacATGCAGGCACTGGTGGGCGGTGGGTGGCTGAGCTGGGACACGCCACGAATGGATGTGGGCAATCCCCCACAGGGCAGCCGAGTTGTCCCCCTGCTTGTGGCCGTGGGGACGCTGCCAGGCGCTCTGTCCCCGGGCCCAGTGGCACAGCTGAGACCCGAGGTGTTGCTGCCGGCTGCATTTCCACATGGTCATGGAGCCAGACAAGCCTGTGCCTACGTGGTGTGCACAGTCCGGAGGGGTGTCTGCAGCCTGCCGCGGCCCACAGGCACCCTTCGTGCCCTGTCACCCGGAGGGGTCCTTGTCACCGCCCCGCGGCCCCGTCCAACCCcgctgggcagcccccagccccacctcccaccccaaacccaaaccaccagcggctgcaaggaaaaaataacagcTCTGGGGCAAACGGAGGCTCCGGTGGGTGCCAGGCTGCCGGGGGGCACAAGGGCAGGTGATGGCCCCACGgcccctgcctctgccctgcccccccacccTTCTGCCTGCAAGCCCTGAGCTCCCCAAAGGCCCTGGAAACCCCATCCCCGGGGACACGCTGGGGACACAGCCTGGGGCAGGGGCCACCGCGCTCAGCCCCCGGGCCGCAGGGCCAGCTGTGCGGGtccccggggcagcggcggcgaCCGGGCCACGGAGCGGTGCCCTCGCTGCACCTCCGGACCCCCAGCAAaggcccctgcccccccccggctgTCACGGCAGCGTGCGGCACCCGGCCACGCTGGCTCCCAGCCCAGGGATGCGGCCGCCCAAGGGCTCGCCCAGCCCCGCACGGGTGGCAGGACACGGCGGGTGCTCTGGGTGCCGCAGGCCGGGCCGCGAggtggcgggggcgggggggtgctcCCCGCCCCTGCGGGATGCTCCGGTCCCCCGGGGCCTGGCGGGGGAGGGGAATGCTCGCTCGGGAACGCACCGGGTGCCCGGGGTGACGCTCACCTGTTGGGGACCCCGGGGCGACGCTCCCCCGGCCCGGAGCGATGCCCACCCCGGGGCCAGCAGGCGATGCCCGCCCCCGGGGCACGCCCGGGCGatgcccccgccgcctcccgccccggtcccggcccgcCGCCGCTCACCTCGGTAGCACAGCGCCAGccagagcagctccagcagctgcccGCCGGCCTCGCACACGTCCAGGCCGAGcatggccgggccgggccgggccggacccggcgcccccggggccgggcggggcggccgcTGCCGGGGCCCGGGGCGCGGCTCTCGCCGGTATCACCGGCTGCCGCCGGGGCCCGCGGCCGCGCTCctcccgcccgctgccgccgcgtTCGCCGGTGCCGGCTgctcccgccgcgctcccccgggGCGCTCCCCGCTGCGCtcccccggcgctgcccggcggggcggcggcggcggcggcggctcccgcagACGCGGCGGCtccgctgcccgcccccgcccgcccccgcccctcgGCGCCGGGCGGCTCCAGCCCCGCCGCTCATGGGCGGCGAGACTGCAGTGAGCTCATCCGCCGTGCGCGCCCGCGCAGCGCCCGCCCgcgctgcccgctccctgcccgctccctgcccgcgccCTGCCCGCGCCCGGCAAGcggccgctccgccccgcccgcACCCCGCGGGCAGCCCGCTGGACCCTCCGTGCGCTGCCCGCGCCCTGCCCGCACTTCACCCCGCGCTGCCCACACCCTGCCCGTGCCCTGCCCACACCCTGCCCGCACAGCCTCTCCGACAGCCACGGCGGTTCCCCACACGCACACACGCCCGCCCTGCACCCGGCAGCCCACCGGGTCAGCCAGGGCACGCAACCCCCGGGGGCCCGGGGCCAGCCCTGCGCTCCCCCgacccggccgggccgggggggggggccgggccccaGCGGGCCGGGCCCTGGGGACCGGCGGGCAGGACGAGGGCTGCTCCCGGCTaccggggccggggcgcgggggcgcCCGTACCGGGGTGCCCGTCGGGGCGCCCGGCGCAGACGGCGGCAGCCGCCGGGGGGGcgtgggggagggtggggggcgcggggcggggccgggggcggggcagggcggagcggcgcggcgcggggcgcgcACCCGCGATGACCATCGGCGGCCCCCGCGGCCGGCACCCCCGCCTCCAGATGCCCTGTCTGCGCAAGgtgagccggccccggccccggccccggccccacgggGAGCGGGCACCGCGCCGGGACCGGGCGGCGGGCACCCGGCACCGCGCCGGGCACCGCAGGCGGCACGGGCGGCGGGCACCGCGGGGACCGGGCGCTGAGCGCCGTGGGGACGGGGTGCCGAGGGCACCTGGCGCTGGGACTGTGGGGACCGGGCATCGGCACCGCGGGGACCGGGCACCCCGGGGACCGGGCGCTGGGACCGCGGGGACCGGGCACCGGCACTGCACTGGGCAACGCGAGCGTCGGGGACCGGGCACCGCCGGCGGCACGGGCGTCGGGGTCGCCGGGGCCGGGTACCAGCACCACCCAGCATACCGCGGGACAGCGGGCATCACCCCGGCCCCGGCACCGCCACGGGGCACCGGGCACCGCCCCACGCGGGGACACCCACGGGCAGCGCCCCGGAGCTGCGTGCTCAGCCCCTGCCCGCCGGCCCGGGGTGCTGCCGCAGCCCCGGCAGAGCTTGCTGCCCAAAACCAGGGCTCCCCGG includes these proteins:
- the PDIA2 gene encoding protein disulfide-isomerase A2 isoform X1, with protein sequence MWGCGARLVWLLVLSLAWLGLALGGEEEDGEVVVEEEKEEDVLSDELKEEDGVLVLHEHNFARALSEHRLLLVEFYAPWCGHCQRLAPAFAQAAATLRNESSLARLGKVDAMAQAALANEFGITSYPTLKLFRDGNRTHPLTYTGQMDAKGIVRWMWRRAGPSATLLQDANTAAAFISSQDLVVVGFFKDLGGEAAQAFYEVAGEMVDVPFGVAEAAELFQAYGLSADTVCLFKKFDEGRTDFPVDPARGLDAAELTQLLRVHSLELVMEFTNETSDQIFSAKIPHHMLLFLNKSSSAQLTLRDGFRVAAGTFRGKVLFVVVDVTGYGADVLPFFGLTPADAPTLRLVKMENNRKYRMDQDTFSDTAIRTFVQAVLDGKVKPHLMSAEPPEDWDTRPVKVLVGKTFEQVAFDETKNVFVKFYAPWCSHCQAMAAAWEELGERYKDHEDIVIAELDAMANELENITIKGFPTLHYFPAGPGRKMVEYKSARDVETFSKFLENGGTLPEEPPVVPKTPENSTAREEPSPLGTAESRDEL
- the PDIA2 gene encoding protein disulfide-isomerase A2 isoform X2, yielding MWGCGARLVWLLVLSLAWLGLALGGEEEDGEVVVEEEKEEDVLSDELKEEDGVLVLHEHNFARALSEHRLLLVEFYAPWCGHCQRLAPAFAQAAATLRNESSLARLGKVDAMAQAALANEFGITSYPTLKLFRDGNRTHPLTYTGQMDAKGIVRWMWRRAGPSATLLQDANTAAAFISSQDLVVVGFFKDLGGEAAQAFYEVAGEMVDVPFGVAEAAELFQAYGLSADTVCLFKKFDEGRTDFPVDPARGLDAAELTQLLRVHSLELVMEFTNETSDQIFSAKIPHHMLLFLNKSSSAQLTLRDGFRVAAGTFRGKVLFVVVDVTGYGADVLPFFGLTPADAPTLRLVKMENNRKYRMDQDTFSDTAIRTFVQAVLDGKVKPHLMSAEPPEDWDTRPVKVLVGKTFEQVAFDETKNVFVKFYAPWCSHCQAMAAAWEELGERYKDHEDIVIAELDAMANELENITIKGFPTLHYFPAGPGRKMVEYKSARDVETFSKFLENGGTLPEEPPVPKTPENSTAREEPSPLGTAESRDEL
- the ARHGDIG gene encoding rho GDP-dissociation inhibitor 3 — encoded protein: MLGLDVCEAGGQLLELLWLALCYRDIMADKEGVTLSLEEEEDADVALAYKTPEKKSLREIQELDPGDESLRKYKQALLGAIPAAVDASVPNVQVTRLTLMCEQAPGPITMDLTGDLEVLRGRAFVLKEGVDYRVKVSFKVNREIVCGLRCLHLTYRRGRPVDRDVFMVGSYAPRAEEYEVVTPAEEAPRGWLARGSYHVRSLVTDDDKMEHLSWEWGLCIKKAWED